DNA from Comamonas serinivorans:
CTCGCTGCCCTCGCTGTCCAGCACCTGGGTGCCGAGCTGGATCAGGGCCTCGCGCAGGTTGCCGTGCCGCCACTGGCCTTCGGGCTTGACGGCAGAACGGGGCTTGCGCGGGATGGGGCTCGGGGTCATGAATGGGTATGCAAGGGGAGGAACACAGCGGTGAACGGGGCCGAGTGTATACAGCCCCGCCCCACCGGCTGAGCCCAAGCGACAGGGCGCAGGTGGCGCAGCGGGGCGCGGGGACGAGGATCGCCCGGTCCTTGAGATTCGACATCACGGTGTGCGGTCATCGCCACCCCAGCCAGGCGGCCCGTCATCCCCTGCACCGTCCATTGACAGCGGGTGACGCTGAAGCGGGCGCGGCATCCTCGTGCGTTGTCGCGAAGGGCATCGGTGGCAATCACCGCACCGGCCAGGGTGACTCAGCGTTGGGACATTCGCCGGCGTGGAAGGCGCCTGAGCCCGGAGCCCGGAGCCGCTCGCAGCCGCTCGGCACGGGCGCCACAGCGAGGGTCACTGGTAGCTGCGCGCGTCTTCGATGACCTTGCCGTCGTTGGGCAGGCTGCCCGGCGCCTGCAGCGCGATGTCGGCGCGCAGCTTGGTCACCTCGCGCACCGCATCGGCCATCTGTTGCGCCAGCGCGGGCGAGGGCTCGTGGCATTCGGCGATGAGCTGCATCTGGTCGTTCGCCATTTCGCCGCTCACCACCAGCCGCGCCCGGACGACCTGCGGGAAGCGCCGCACGACCTCGGCCACCTGCTTGGGGTGCACGAACATGCCGCGCACCTTGGTCGTCTGGTCGGCGCGCCCCATCCAGCCCTTGATGCGCGCGTTGGTGCGGCCGGTGGGGCAGGGGCCCGGCAGGACGGCCGAGAGGTCTCCCGTGCCGAACCGGATCAGCGGGTAATCCGGGTTCAGCGTGGTGATGACCAGCTCGCCCACTTCGCCTTCGGGCACCGGGTCGCCCGTGCCGGGGCGCACGATTTCGACGATGACGTGCTCGTCGAGCACCAGGCCTTCGCGCGCTTCGGTTTCGTAGGCGATGAGGCCGAGGTCGGCGGTGGCATAGCACTGGTAGGCGGCCACGCCGCGCTCGCCCAGCCAGTCGCGCAGCGATGGCGGAAAGGCCTCGCCCGACACCAGGGCCTTGGTGAGCGAGGGCAGGGGCACGCCCATCTCGGCGGCTTTTTCCATGAGGATGCGCAGGAAGCTGGGCGTGCCGATGTAGCCGGCCGGCCGCAACTCGGCCATGGCCTGCACCTGCTGCTCGGTTTGCCCGGTGCCGCCAGCGAACACGGTGCAGCCCACGGCGTGAGCGCCCGATTCCATCATCGAGCCCGCGGGCACGAAGTGGTAGGAAAAGCAGTTGTGCGCCAGCTCGCCGCTGCGAAAGCCGGCGGCATGCAGCGCGCGCGCCATGCGCCAGTAGTCGGGGCGCCGGCTTTCGGGCTCGTAGATGGGTCCGGGGCTGGAGAACAGGCGCGGCATGTCGGGCCCCAGGCCGATGGCGTTGAAGCCCCCGAAGATCTGCTGTGGCCGGTGCGCGGCCTGGCGTTCGAGCAGCTCGGACTTGCGCGTGACCGGCAGCTGTGCCAGCGCGGCCCGCGAATCGATCTGGCGCGCGTCGATGCCGCGCAGCAGCTCGCCAAAGGCCTGCGTGCGCTGTTGCGCCAGCGCGATCTGGGCGGGCAGGCGGGCCAGGTGATCGGCCTCGCGCTGGGCGGGCGAGCGGGTTTCCAGGGCGTCGTAATGCGTGCTCATGCCGAGTCTCCAGGCCGAATGCAAGGGGTATGGTGTGATTCCCGTTTTGTTGTGAACGGGAATGTGTGGATACTGCGATCGAGGATGTGAATTCGTCAGGCCAGCCAGCGCTTGCGGCGCTTGTAGCTCTTGACGTCGCGGAAGCTCTTGCGTTCGCCGCCCCCCACGCCCAGGTAGAACTCCTTCACGTCCTCGTTGCTGGCGAGGTCGTCGGCCTTGCCGTCCATGACGATGCGGCCGCTTTCCATGATGTAGCCGTAGTCGGCGTAGCGCAGGGCCATGTTGGTGTTCTGCTCGGCCAGCAGAAAAGTCACCTGTTCCTTGGCGTTCAGGTCTTTGACGATGTGGAACACCTCGTCGACGATTTGCGGCGCCAGGCCCATCGAGGGCTCGTCGAGCAAGACCATGCGCGGGTTGGCCATGAGCGCGCGACCAATGGCGCACATCTGCTGCTCGCCGCCCGACGTGTAGGCCGCCTGGCTGGTGCGGCGTGTCTTCAGGCGCGGGAAGTAGGTGTAGACCTTGTCGAGGTTGGCGGCGATCTCGCCTTTGTCGCTGCGCGTGTAGCTGCCGGTCAGCAGGTTTTCCTCGATCGTGAGGTGGGCGAAGCAGTGGCGGCCCTCCATCACCTGCACCACACCGCGCTGCACCAGGTCGGATGGCGAGAGGTTTTCGATGCGTTCGCCGGCGAGCGTGATCGTGCCCTTGGTGACCTCGCCGCGCTCGCCCTTGAGCAGGTTGGAGATGGCGCGCAGCGTCGTCGTCTTGCCGGCGCCGTTGCCGCCCAGCAAGGCCACGATGGCGCGCGGCGGCACCTGCAGCGACACGCCCTTGAGCACCAGGATGACGTGGTTGTAGATGACCTCGATGCCGTTGACTTCGACCAGCGGCGTGCTGGCGCCGGGGTCCGCTGAGGCCAGCGCGGGGCTGGGGGATTCGGTCATGCCTTCACCTGCGACAAAAAACTGTGAAACCGTGGGGACCCCGATCCAGGCGGCGCTGCGGGGGGCGCGCCCGGGGCCGGATCGGGGTGAACGGGGCCGCATGCGGCCCCGGCGGGAGAGGCTCGCGTCAGCTGCAGGTGCGCGGCTTGACGTTCTTCTCCTTGGCGTACTTCTCGGCGTACTCCTTCACCAGGGGCTCGACCAGGGATTTGTCGGCCTGGTACCAATCCGAGGTGACGACGAACTTGCTGCCATCCCAGGTGGCGATGCGCGCCCAGTCGGTGCCCAGGTGGTTGTCGCAGCTGGTCTTGATGGGGCGAATGATCTTGCCGAAGCCCAGCTCGTTCAGGCGCTCTTGCGTGAGGTTCAGGTTCTCCATGCCCCAGCGCACCTGCTCGGGCGTCATGACCTTGCCCTTGCCGAACTTCTCCTGCGCGGTGCGGATGGCCTCGACCTGCAGCATGGAGATCACCATGCCGCGCGTGTGCGCCATCTGCCCCAGCTCCTTGGGGTCCTTGGCCGTGCCCTGGCCCTTGTCGTAGAGCTGGGCCTTGACC
Protein-coding regions in this window:
- a CDS encoding ABC transporter ATP-binding protein translates to MTESPSPALASADPGASTPLVEVNGIEVIYNHVILVLKGVSLQVPPRAIVALLGGNGAGKTTTLRAISNLLKGERGEVTKGTITLAGERIENLSPSDLVQRGVVQVMEGRHCFAHLTIEENLLTGSYTRSDKGEIAANLDKVYTYFPRLKTRRTSQAAYTSGGEQQMCAIGRALMANPRMVLLDEPSMGLAPQIVDEVFHIVKDLNAKEQVTFLLAEQNTNMALRYADYGYIMESGRIVMDGKADDLASNEDVKEFYLGVGGGERKSFRDVKSYKRRKRWLA
- a CDS encoding phenylacetate--CoA ligase family protein: MSTHYDALETRSPAQREADHLARLPAQIALAQQRTQAFGELLRGIDARQIDSRAALAQLPVTRKSELLERQAAHRPQQIFGGFNAIGLGPDMPRLFSSPGPIYEPESRRPDYWRMARALHAAGFRSGELAHNCFSYHFVPAGSMMESGAHAVGCTVFAGGTGQTEQQVQAMAELRPAGYIGTPSFLRILMEKAAEMGVPLPSLTKALVSGEAFPPSLRDWLGERGVAAYQCYATADLGLIAYETEAREGLVLDEHVIVEIVRPGTGDPVPEGEVGELVITTLNPDYPLIRFGTGDLSAVLPGPCPTGRTNARIKGWMGRADQTTKVRGMFVHPKQVAEVVRRFPQVVRARLVVSGEMANDQMQLIAECHEPSPALAQQMADAVREVTKLRADIALQAPGSLPNDGKVIEDARSYQ